The following proteins are co-located in the Telopea speciosissima isolate NSW1024214 ecotype Mountain lineage chromosome 9, Tspe_v1, whole genome shotgun sequence genome:
- the LOC122640712 gene encoding uncharacterized protein LOC122640712, with protein MCCCGGTLCRIFTCLIVLAVLIGLLFGFGVFKHGFDKLKSGIHYSDPVGGIIGNATTSYSLSGRPLFLDYGAPVPL; from the coding sequence atgtgCTGCTGCGGAGGTACTTTGTGTAGGATATTCACGTGCTTGATAGTATTGGCAGTGTTGATAGGGCTCCTATTTGGGTTCGGAGTGTTCAAGCATGGGTTCGATAAGTTGAAGTCTGGCATCCACTACAGCGATCCAGTTGGGGGCATCATCGGCAATGCAACAACCTCTTATTCCTTATCGGGAAGGCCGTTGTTCTTGGACTATGGGGCACCTGTTCCGCTCTGA
- the LOC122640194 gene encoding general transcription and DNA repair factor IIH subunit TFB1-1-like, whose product MDRTRQPKILRSWLSVITINLGDAIKVLNGLTQHLSSTKYNLGKSAQESVLDRLPKSTKEELLHHWTSIQELLKHFWSSYPITTSYLYDKVSRIKDAMSHIYPKLQEIKESVQSDFRHQVSLLVQPMLQALDAAFAYYDADLQKRSTRSGDRPNGFV is encoded by the exons ATGGACCGAACTAGACAACCCAAAATACTCAGAAGCTGGCTTTCAGTTATCACCATCAATCTTGGAGATGCAATTAAG GTTCTGAATGGATTGACTCAACATCTCTCAAGCACCAAGTATAATCTTGGGAAGAGTGCTCAGGAGAGTGTCCTGGATAGGCTGCCGAAAAGTACCAAAGAAGAACTTCTGCAT CATTGGACATCTATTCAGGAATTGCTTAAGCATTTCTGGTCATCATATCCAATTACAACTTCATACCTTTATGATAAG GTTAGCAGAATCAAGGATGCAATGTCGCATATATATCCCAAGCTTCAG GAGATAAAGGAATCTGTGCAGTCGGATTTCCGACATCAAGTATCTCTTCTTGTTCAACCCATGCTCCAG GCTCTAGATGCTGCCTTTGCATACTATGATGCAGACCTGCAGAAGAGATCCACAAGGAGTGGGGATAGACCAAATGGATTTGTCTAG
- the LOC122639344 gene encoding LOW QUALITY PROTEIN: nuclear intron maturase 2, mitochondrial-like (The sequence of the model RefSeq protein was modified relative to this genomic sequence to represent the inferred CDS: inserted 1 base in 1 codon), which produces MALQRQLPDPDDPSTLMKEDGVAVCSSMWIENFREPDKTLTNLTNYLRRFELWVLAYQKVCADETGSFMPRSAVQKSALEDLLALRNAVLDDRFKWGAWLEFFIRAPKDKTDLESLSKRKIRAVLTTTQPTAFQDRIVQEVLFMILEPIYEARFSQKSYGFRPGRTAHTVLQVLRRNFAGYLWYVKGDLSTILDGVKVGLVINALIRDVRDKKVIDLIKTALVTPVITSRVDEGEKKKKKRKYQKKKVLAEDEPKPDPYWLQTFFGFAPEEAEKVPCGGHCGILSPLLANICLDELDRWMEDKIKEFYRPSKSDVIWNSQDGEVEQGNTSWPEFVPMSGLDKTRKMDYIRYGGRILIGVRGPRADAAILRKQLIEFCDQKYLLKLDNDGLPIEHITKGIMFLDHVLCRRVVYPTLRHTATGGKIISEKGVGTLLSVTASLKQCIKQFRKLNFLKGDRDPDPQPCFRMFHATQSHTNAQMNKFLSTMVEWYRYADNRKKVVNFCSYIIRGSLAKLYAAKYKLRSRAKVYKIGSRNLSHPLKEKKGQSPEYHNLLRMGLMNSIEGLQYTRMSLVPETDYTPFPXVWRPDHEMVLLEYVRLEDPMTVEAQRSCLREEGLISPQEYISMLVWNYKRNSNIVDQLPVVENRSNNVQIEKEMLLSSSLKSFCGRTTDEEDNRERFQAALI; this is translated from the exons ATGGCACTGCAACGTCAACTTCCCGACCCTGACGACCCGTCCACCTTAATGAAGGAAGACGGTGTTGCAGTCTGCTCTTCAATGTGGATAGAGAATTTTCGAGAGCCCGATAAAACACTGACAAACCTAACAAACTACCTTCGACGGTTTGAGTTATGGGTGCTGGCTTACCAAAAGGTATGTGCTGATGAAACGGGTTCTTTCATGCCCCGTAGTGCAGTACAGAAATCCGCATTGGAGGATTTGTTGGCCCTTAGAAATGCTGTTCTAGACGATAGGTTTAAATGGGGAGCCTGGTTAGAGTTTTTCATTCGAGCCCCGAAGGACAAAACCGACCTTGAATCACTCTCAAAACGGAAAATCAGGGCTGTTTTGACTACCACCCAACCGACTGCATTCCAAGATCGAATTGTCCAAGAAGTTTTGTTCATGATATTGGAGCCCATTTATGAGGCTCGTTTCTCACAGAAGTCATATGGTTTCAGGCCTGGCCGGACTGCACACACTGTTTTACAGGTGTTACGACGAAATTTTGCGGGATATCTTTGGTATGTAAAGGGGGATCTTAGCACAATCTTAGATGGGGTGAAGGTGGGATTGGTGATTAATGCCCTGATAAGAGATGTGAGGGATAAGAAGGTGATTGATTTAATCAAAACTGCACTTGTGACTCCAGTCATCACAAGCCGAGTTGATgaaggggagaagaaaaagaagaagaggaagtatCAGAAGAAGAAAGTCTTAGCAGAGGATGAGCCAAAACCTGACCCATATTGGCTGCAGACCTTCTTTGGATTTGCGCCAGAGGAGGCAGAGAAGGTTCCTTGTGGGGGGCACTGTGGGATTCTCAGTCCCCTTCTTGCAAACATATGCCTTGATGAATTGGATCGTTGGATGGAGGATAAGATTAAGGAGTTCTACCGTCCTTCAAAGAGTGATGTCATTTGGAATAGTCAGGATGGGGAAGTGGAGCAAGGTAATACATCATGGCCGGAATTTGTGCCCATGAGTGGGCTTGACAAGACCCGGAAGATGGATTACATCCGTTATGGAGGCCGCATCTTGATTGGAGTCCGGGGCCCGAGGGCAGATGCAGCAATCCTGAGGAAACAGTTGATTGAATTTTGTGATCAGAAGTATCTTCTCAAGCTTGACAATGATGGCCTTCCTATTGAACACATTACTAAGGGTATAATGTTTCTTGATCATGTCTTGTGCCGGAGGGTTGTGTATCCAACACTTAGACATACAGCAACTGGTGGAAAGATCATTAGTGAGAAGGGCGTAGGGACCCTTCTTTCAGTGACAGCAAGCTTGAAGCAATGCATCAAGCAATTCAGGAAGTTGAACTTTCTCAAGGGAGACAGAGATCCAGATCCACAGCCTTGTTTCAGAATGTTCCATGCTACTCAATCTCACACAAATGCACAGATGAATAAGTTCCTGTCAACAATGGTAGAATGGTATAGGTATGCAGACAACCGTAAGAAGGTTGTGAACTTTTGCTCTTACATCATAAGGGGATCACTGGCAAAGCTCTATGCTGCAAAATACAAGCTTCGTTCGCGAGCAAAGGTGTATAAGATTGGATCACGAAATCTTAGCCATCCATTGAAGGAGAAAAAAGGGCAGTCTCCAGAGTACCATAATTTGCTCAGAATGGGTCTGATGAACTCAATTGAAGGGCTTCAATATACCCGGATGTCTCTAGTACCTGAGACTGATTATACCCCTTTCC GTGTTTGGCGACCTGATCATGAGATGGTCTTGCTAGAATATGTAAGACTTGAGGATCCGATGACTGTTGAAGCGCAACGCAGTTGCCTCAGAGAAGAGGGTCTTATTTCGCCTCAGGAATACATCTCAATGCTTGTTTGGAACTACAAAAGGAATTCTAATATTGTGGATCAGCTTCCTGTGGTTGAGAACAGAAGCAATAATGtccaaatagaaaaagaaatgcTGTTGAGCTCAAGCTTGAAAAGCTTCTGTGGCAGGACCACAGACGAGGAAGACAATAGAGAAAGATTCCAGGCTGCCTTGATATAA